The Choloepus didactylus isolate mChoDid1 chromosome 7, mChoDid1.pri, whole genome shotgun sequence genome segment AGTCTGGCTGAACACGTGGTGCCTTGGGGAGGGTGGCTGAGAGGGGAGACAAGAAATGAAGGCAGGATCCTGACCACAAAGGGCTAAAGACACTGGGCTTTCTTTGGGCACTACATATCCATGAAAGGATTTTGAGCACAGCAGTGACATGATGAGCTTTGTGTTTTAGGAAGATCTGCCTCACAGCACCTCACAGCAGATGGGAGGGTGATGGGAAAGGGTGAGAATGGAGGAGGCAGGGAACATGATGGAGACTATGCAAAGTCTAGGCGAGAGATGGTGAAGGCCTGGATCTGGGGATGAGACAGAATTAAACATTCGAGAGATGTTTCTGAGGAACCCACTGCAAGACCTGGAGACTAAATGACAAGAGACAGATCTGACAGGCAGGCAAAGTGGGTAGTGCCTTCAACACCAGAGGGGAAATTCTTGTAATGCTGGTCTACTGCTGTACCTTCCTTTCTCAAAAAGAAGAGAGTGCTTACAGGCCacccttttccttccctctttccctgaaCCCCAGCAGTTCAGGGTCTTGGTAAATCCCTTATCCCAGGTGAATCCTGGGAGACCAAGCTCAGCCTTCCCATAGCCAGCAGGAATTCCAACTTTGCATGGGGTTCTCCTGGTGAGCGAGGTCAAGTGTTTGTTGCACTGTGGGGTCCACAAGGGCAGTGCCTGGGTTGACTCCATCGTGGCGGGAGTCCTCCGAAGGCTGGAGCTGAATTTCCCCCTAAGACCGTGAACTCCCACACATCCAAGTGGAGCCATGTCCCCTCCAGTGTTTCTAGAGCCTTGGTGTCCCCTGAGGCAGGAGCCGTGGCCTTTCATCCAGATTCCCACCCCGTTCTCTGCACCCATGACAGGACATTGTCCTGTCCCAAACAGGCCCCAGGGCAAGGCCACACTTCTTACCCTGTAGGGTTGAATGGTCTCTTCGAGAATCCCTACGGTGTGGGCCTGGTGGGAGGGACTCTCCCTGCAGAACACGCAGAGGAACTCCACATCATTCTCACAGAAGAAATAAATCTTCTCACCATGCTCCTCGCAGTAAGTCTCTTCCAGAGGGCCCAGGGGTACAGGGGCTGTGAGGGTCTCTGTCTGCCCCTTCTCCTTACAGAGCGGGCAGAGCAGGACCCTGCCAGAGTGATGGGTCCCCAtctgggagggtgggaggaggcagggccGGCAGAAGGTGTGTCCACAGGTGGCGGTCACTGCATCCTCCAGGGGCCCCAAGCAGGCAGGACAGGTGGGCCCCTCGTGGACCGTCTGCAGGGAGGGCGTTGAGGGCATCACGGAGCCTTCCCCAGCCTGTCTCCTCAGGCCTTGGCCTCTGTCCGTTCACACAAATGCCCTTTCCCTGAAATTGAGTCACTTTTAAAGGAATCACCAAGGGAAaggaagaggctaagagagaaagaCAGCAATGCCGGGATTGGGAAGCCACCTGGCTCCACCTGTTGCACCTCCCCAGGGCCCTTGGTCACCACCCACCAGCTGGGTAGGTCCAAACTCCAGGGCATCTTGAATTACCCAGCATTTCCCAGTGGCCCAGTCCTCACCGTGGCTTTACTCTGGTCCTTTCCAGTCCTTGGGGGATGGTGGGCAGAAGAGCATGAAGTCACAGGGAGATGGGCTTTCCTGGAATCCCTTCCTTGACCACAGTGGGATGGGCAGCACTGGGGAGGAGACGCTTCCTGTCAGACTGAGTGGGTAGGAGCCATAAACTCCAGCAATGGGGCACACCCACAGTGGCAAAGTCCAAGCAGAGTGGCAGGCACTTGACTTCCGGAgaccggggtggggggtggggtgggggttggcgGGGGGGTGCTCTGTTCAGGTGCTGGGGGTCGGTGCCACATAGGGATTGCTTATTGGatcccctcctctgccctccttTCCTCGTCTCACCTCATCTCCCTGTGCTGATCTCTCCTTTAGTCATCGCCTGCCACCCGGTGCCAATGCCCTCACTGGGGTTTGGGTGACAGTGGACTTCAGTTTTACTTAACTGCATGTCAGAGAAGGCAAGAAACCATAATGCAATTGATTCACATTGataaacaaaaatttagaaaactcagaaaaataaatatgaccaCATTTATCTCGGGCTTAGCTTTTTCATATTATTAGATCCAATTCTGGCAACTGCTCTttacattttacagagaaggtaATGTAAACTGAAAGGCTGAGTGACTTTCCCAGAGCTAGAAAGCAGCAAGGCTGGGGACAAGCCGAGTCTCCCCGCTTCAAACCCCGTGTTCTTCCTGTGCTGCAAGCCAAGAAGATGGTCAGATAGCCACGGTTCTCTATCCACTCCCCTGACACCCTGCAAATGCGGAGGAAACCACGCCTCCTTCCATTTTCCTACTGAATGATCAGCCCAGCACcctgttttctctcccttttcattCAAAGTACTGAGTATATCActtcccctcccaccctgcccacCAGCTCTCCCTGCCCAAGAAGGCAGGCTCTGGAGCTCTACCATCTGATACAagagccaccagccacatgtggctactgagcattGAAAAGTGGcaagtctgaattgagatgtaccctgggatttcaaagacttagcaCCAATAAAAAAGACTGCAAaatatattgttaatatttttatattgattacatgttgaaatgatattatggacattttgggaaaaataaaatacataattgcAATGAATTTCACCctttgctttttactttttaaacacagctactagaaaattttgagtctcatatgtggcttgcattatatttctattgatcAGCACTGTTCTGGAGATACACAGACCTTCCTGCAAATCAGGGTCACCCCCACTTTCCTACATGTGCAAACTTGGGCAAGCCAAAtaacctcatttataaaatgaagatccTACCAGCACCTACATTACAGGGTAGACAGGAGGAATTAGTAAGATCCTGTTTAAATTGCTTATATCAGAGTGAGGTATATGGTTGTCATAAATAAACGCTGGCCATTACTACTTTTCTTTCTCCTACCCCACACTGGGCTGTGTACAGCCAGGCACAGTGACCTTATCTGGGTCCCACACACCCCTGCCCACTGACTGGCAAGCCCTGGGCTGACTGATACCTCCAATCTCCCTGGAGGCAGGCGGGCcctcctcccctctgccccccaaagaagaaagatttctctCAACAGCAGACAGTCTCTCAACAGAGAGACCATCACTTCCCTATTACTGTCAGTGTCTCTGGATGGACGGGAAGGAACGGTGAGCCCCAGCTCAGGGGCTCCGAGCCAGAGAGCAACTGAGGTCACCCTGCAGGGCTGTGACCCCTACTTCCTCACCCTCCTCTGCTATTTCTCCATCTCCGCTGTTCAGAAAGCAGGACAAAAAGATGCTGGCCATCAGAGATGCAAGTGGAAGCCTTGCCTGTGTGTGAcctgcatgtgtgagtgtgtgtgagactGTGCGGGTGTCGATGCTTAAGCGAGATGTGCCTGTGTCTGATCGTGGGCCATGTGGGGTGAGTGTGTGGCCTGCGTCCTCACAGCCTCCCCAGCCCTTCCCGCTCTGCCGAGCTGAGCCAGCAACCTCCAGGATCAACTTTGAATCTGGACTCTACGCAGGAGCACCGGCATGGCCACGGCCCCCTCTGTGACCAGCCTGGCGGATGAGGTCAACTGCCCCATCTGCCAAGGCACCCTCAGGGAGCCCGTCACCATCGACTGTGGCCACAACTTCTGCCGCGGCTGCCTCACCCGCTACTGCGAGACCCCGGGCCCAGACCCCGAGGAGCCCCTCACCTGCCCGCTCTGCAAGGAGCCTTTCCGCCCGGGGTGCTTCCGGCCCAACTGGCAGCTGGCCAGCGTGGTGGAGAACATCGAGCGCCTCAAGCTGGTGTCCACGCCGGGCCGGGAAGAGGAGGATGTCTGCCAGGAGCACGGGGAGAAGATCTACTTCTTCTGCGAGGATGATGAGGCTCAGTTGTGCGTGATGTGCCGCGAGGCGCCGGAGCACAGGGCTCACACCGTGCGCTTTCTGGAGGATGCGGCTGGTCCCTATCGGGTAGGAAATGAGGACAGTGGGGTCTCCGCGGGTGGGCCGTCTGGGGTTGAACCACACTCAGAGGATCAGGCCAGATTTGTGGATAATTCCCGCCAGCCCCAAGCCAGTTTCTCCTTCCCCCTTATGCCATCACCCAGGCAATAGATCCAGGTGAGGAAGGAAGATGGTGTGTTTATGTTTTATGCTTTCCTGTGTGTTCTCTGTTGTTTACGTGGACTCAACACTTAATAGGACCTTAAGAAATActtgtttaatgaataaatgaacacaatgtgaatgtgtgtgtctgtgcaatGTGTCAGGGAGTTGTGACTGAGGATGTCTGTGTTTGCATTCGAATGTGTGTATGCATTCAAGTTTGTATGTTTATAAGTGTGTGTGGTGTAGTGGAGggtctgggtgtgtgtgtatttggaagagtaaataaGTGCAACTGTTTGAGTGCTAGTGTTTGTGAATTAATTAGTGTTGACATATATTTGTAGGTTTGGTAAATATAAGTGGTGAAGGATTTTACATCAAATGAGTGTgctgtttttgttgtgttttagtACGAATGGTTGTCTAGGTGTGTTTGAATGTGTTAATCAGTTAATTAGCACTTGGTGAGAGTTCTATATTTAGTTctgaaattacatatatatggGCATTAATTCTATTCTAGAGTAAATGATTGCTTAAAcaattcattgattatttttgcATTATCCAAGTTCTTCTCTACTCCAGAAACATATGCAGATAATTGATGCATTTTAAGGGAGGGTTGTTATTTGGACTTGTTCCCTCTGGGACATGAGCATAAACTTGGAATAACTTAAACGAAGGGCATATCATAGGTTCAGAAGCTCAGGACAGAGCCCAGATGTCACTTACCAAAGGCAAAAATATTAGAATGTTTAATCTCAAGAAAGAAAAGCTCAAGCGGGAAAACTGAATCATAGCCTCTGATGGCACATGAAAAGGGGAAAGACTTGATCAAAATTCTTGAAGGACAAAGCAAGAAGAAGATCCAGAGAGCATAAGCTATCAAGGATGATTAAGGCCCAGGCACTGTCAGCTGAGGCCATGATTCCTTTCCTTGGGTCACAAAGAGGGTGGGCTGAGATGACACCctttaacaaataatttttttccatcttaaaTATGTTATGTTCGTTCTCCCTAGGAACAAATACAGAAGTGTCTTGAGTgtctggagaaagagagagaggagattcGAGGAATCCAGTCAAGAGAGAACCGCAGAATACAAGTCCTCCTGGTAGGTGTCAcccctttcccacaccctccCCCTCCTCAGGGTCCATGGCCTCCCTGAAACTGAGGCAAGAGAGCACATGGGGCTTCAAAGTCATTCTGAGTTTGAATTCTGACTCCAGCCATATGACCTCAAGCAACTCTTTAACCTCagtttacttatctgtaaaatagagatcaAAAATAGTCACTACCTCATGAATCACCGTAGAGATTGAATGAAATTGTGCCTGAAAAGTAGCTTAGTGCTGTGCACATAGCCTGCACTTCATAAAAGACAAGTAGGGTGTCCCCACGTCTTCCCCTACACCTCCTCCACGCCCTACTCCTTTTAGAAGTTCTAGCAGATGGTGATGAGGCAACACTGGGCCTCAGAAGTGGGATAGTAGCTAGAAAGGAAACCATGCCGTAGTTCCAAGTCTATCTGGGGACAAGGGAAGAGCTCTGGTTTTACCACTGAACCTTGAAGGATGTGGATCTGGGccagaagggagaagggagtaaagtaaggaagaagaaaaaggaaggggaggaagtggaggaggAGAAATAACTTCTTCCTGGGGTCTCCTCCTGCCCCTCAGACTCAGGTGGCCACCAAGAGACAAAAGGTGGTTTCTGAGTTTGCACATCTGAGCCAGTTCCTGGAGGAACAACAGAGGATCCTGTTAGCCCAGTTGGAGAGGCTGGATGAGGACATCCTGAAGCACCGGGATGAGTTTGATATCCTGGCCACTGGGGAGATCTGCCGGTTTAGCACTCTGATTgcagaactggaagagaagaaCGAGAGGCCAGCAAAGGAACTCCTGACGGTGAGACTTGAATCCTGCCCCCACCTCTTCTCTCCATTGCTCTCCATTGAGTTATTGCATTTTTACCTTTTCCAAAGCTTTCTCCCCTTTACTCAAACATCTGTGTATCGCAAGTAGAAGAGGGACCACAGGACCAGAAGGACTGAATTCTAGCCCATGCTTCTCCAAGAGTCCTCCAGTCATTTTCCCTCTTtggcctctctctccatcccACCATCCATCAGATAGGGAGGATACTTTTCTTAATGACCTCCCAGAAATGTTGTGAGGCTCCAGTGATAAAATGGAAGTGAACTTGGCACTTTGAAAAGTATAAAGTACTGTACAAACAAATGTCAGGTGGTATTTCCAGGGCCAACCATAACCTCAGTGTCACCATCCACCCAT includes the following:
- the TRIM10 gene encoding tripartite motif-containing protein 10 isoform X1 — protein: MATAPSVTSLADEVNCPICQGTLREPVTIDCGHNFCRGCLTRYCETPGPDPEEPLTCPLCKEPFRPGCFRPNWQLASVVENIERLKLVSTPGREEEDVCQEHGEKIYFFCEDDEAQLCVMCREAPEHRAHTVRFLEDAAGPYREQIQKCLECLEKEREEIRGIQSRENRRIQVLLTQVATKRQKVVSEFAHLSQFLEEQQRILLAQLERLDEDILKHRDEFDILATGEICRFSTLIAELEEKNERPAKELLTDIRSTLIRCETRKCRKPEAVSPELGQRIRDFSQQALPLQRETKMFLEKLCFELDYEPAHITLDPQTSHPKLLLSEDHQRVRFSYKWQNSPDSPQRFDRATCVLAHSGFTGGRHTWVVNVDLAHGGSCTVGVMSEDARRKGELRLRPEEGVWAVRLAWGFISALGNFPTRLVLEKQPRQVRVSLDYEVGWVTFVNATTQEPIYTFTASFNQKVFPFFGLWGRGSSFSLGS
- the TRIM10 gene encoding tripartite motif-containing protein 10 isoform X2, coding for MATAPSVTSLADEVNCPICQGTLREPVTIDCGHNFCRGCLTRYCETPGPDPEEPLTCPLCKEPFRPGCFRPNWQLASVVENIERLKLVSTPGREEEDVCQEHGEKIYFFCEDDEAQLCVMCREAPEHRAHTVRFLEDAAGPYREQIQKCLECLEKEREEIRGIQSRENRRIQVLLTQVATKRQKVVSEFAHLSQFLEEQQRILLAQLERLDEDILKHRDEFDILATGEICRFSTLIAELEEKNERPAKELLTDIRSTLIRCETRKCRKPEAVSPELGQRIRDFSQQALPLQRETKMFLEKLCFELDYEPAHITLDPQTSHPKLLLSEDHQRVRFSYKWQNSPDSPQRFDRATCVLAHSGFTGGRHTWVVNVDLAHGGSCTVGVMSEDARRKGELRLRPEEGVWAVRLAWGFISALGNFPTRLVLEKQPRQETSGQALV
- the TRIM10 gene encoding tripartite motif-containing protein 10 isoform X4, whose protein sequence is MATAPSVTSLADEVNCPICQGTLREPVTIDCGHNFCRGCLTRYCETPGPDPEEPLTCPLCKEPFRPGCFRPNWQLASVVENIERLKLVSTPGREEEDVCQEHGEKIYFFCEDDEAQLCVMCREAPEHRAHTVRFLEDAAGPYREQIQKCLECLEKEREEIRGIQSRENRRIQVLLTQVATKRQKVVSEFAHLSQFLEEQQRILLAQLERLDEDILKHRDEFDILATGEICRFSTLIAELEEKNERPAKELLTDIRSTLIRCETRKCRKPEAVSPELGQRIRDFSQQALPLQRETKMFLEKLCFELDYEPAHITLDPQTSHPKLLLSEDHQRVRFSYKWQNSPDSPQRFDRATCVLAHSGFTGGRHTWVVNVDLAHGGSCTVGVMSEDARRKGELRLRPEEGVWAVRLAWGFISALGNFPTRLVLEKQPRQT
- the TRIM10 gene encoding tripartite motif-containing protein 10 isoform X3 encodes the protein MATAPSVTSLADEVNCPICQGTLREPVTIDCGHNFCRGCLTRYCETPGPDPEEPLTCPLCKEPFRPGCFRPNWQLASVVENIERLKLVSTPGREEEDVCQEHGEKIYFFCEDDEAQLCVMCREAPEHRAHTVRFLEDAAGPYREQIQKCLECLEKEREEIRGIQSRENRRIQVLLTQVATKRQKVVSEFAHLSQFLEEQQRILLAQLERLDEDILKHRDEFDILATGEICRFSTLIAELEEKNERPAKELLTDIRSTLIRCETRKCRKPEAVSPELGQRIRDFSQQALPLQRETKMFLEKLCFELDYEPAHITLDPQTSHPKLLLSEDHQRVRFSYKWQNSPDSPQRFDRATCVLAHSGFTGGRHTWVVNVDLAHGGSCTVGVMSEDARRKGELRLRPEEGVWAVRLAWGFISALGNFPTRLVLEKQPRQVSWEE